The following coding sequences are from one Osmia bicornis bicornis chromosome 2, iOsmBic2.1, whole genome shotgun sequence window:
- the LOC114874066 gene encoding calumenin-B: protein MQEFMLLQILIGFSVLATAISKPENEHKTRVVNKEPSEEEHYVDSQHNPAYDHEAFLGEEAKTFDQLTPEESTRRLGIIVDKIDKDKDGYVTGEELKDWILYTQRRYIRDNVERQWKSHNPEGKEKLPWAEYLAMVYGDMDEQEAENHEKSKENTFSYVAMLKKDRRRWSTADLDGDDALTKEEFAAFLHAEEADHMKDVVVLETMEDIDKDGDGKISLSEYIGDMFEGPEGEEEPEWVKNEKEQFSMYRDKDGDGFLNFEEVKTWIIPADFDHAEAESRHLIFEADTDADQKLTKDEILEKYDIFVGSQATDFGDALTRHDEF from the exons ATGCAAGAATTCATGCTTCTCcaaattttaatcggtttttCTGTCTTGGCGACGGCAATCTCGAAGCCGGAAAACGAACACAAGACGCGAGTTGTTAATAAG GAGCCAAGCGAAGAGGAACATTATGTTGATTCTCAACATAATCCAGCATATGATCATGAAGCTTTCCTTGGTGAAGAAGCAAAGACTTTTGATCAACTTACCCCTGAGGAAAGTACACGGAGATTAGGAATAATAGTTGATAAAATAGACAAGGATAAAGATGGTTATGTTACTGGTGAAGAGCTTAAAGACTGGATACTTTACACACAGCGACGTTATATACGTGACAATGTTGAACGCCAATGGAAATCACATAATCctgaaggaaaagagaaacttCCATGGGCAGAGTATTTAGCAATGGTTTATGGAGATATGGATGAACAGGAAGCAGAGAATCATGAGAAATCTAAAGAAAATACTTTTTCATATGTAGCTATGCTCAAGAAAGATCGTAGGCGTTGGTCAACTGCAGATTTAGATGGTGATGATGCTCTTACAAAAGAAGAATTTGCTGCCTTCCTCCATGCAGAAGAAGCAGATCATATGAAAGATGTTGTAGTATTAGAAACTATGGAAGACATTGATAAAGATGGAGATGGCAAAATATCTCTTTCCGAATACATTg GTGACATGTTTGAAGGTccagaaggagaagaagaaccTGAATgggtaaaaaatgaaaaagaacaGTTTTCTATGTATCGAGACAAGGATGGTGATGGCTTTTTAAACTTTGAAGAA gTCAAAACTTGGATTATTCCAGCTGACTTTGATCATGCAGAAGCTGAATCTCgacatttaatatttgaagcaGACACGGACGCAGATCAAAAGCTTACAAAAgatgaaatattagaaaaatatgatattttCGTTGGTTCTCAAGCAACTGATTTTGGAGATGCATTAACTAGGCatgatgaattttaa